TCATCAATAACTTATTTTCACTATCTTATTAGTAAATTATGGGTTACTATACCACTTGATTTGATCTCGGTGTCAGACTTAGTAACATATCAGAACCTTACATGCCCTCCGGGATGACTTGGCATGCCACATCAAACAAGAGATGAAATTGAGCCTAAATCAAAAGTTTGAGGACTAATTGGCTCGTTTGATAGTTGAAGAAAAGAAAGTTGAGGGATGAAACTGGCTGTTTTGCCTATTTGGCAGTGAAAGAATTATTGCTAAACAGAGTAATAGACccaatttttatataaacttgGGAGTAGAACTACTGTGTAAATTCATCACATCCACGATTACATAGTTTCCCACATCCTAGACAAAAAGGAAACATGTTTTTCTTTACAGAAAAACTCCACTGAGCTACATTACCAGTGAAATTGCTCACCAGGTACAAGTATTGCAAATTTGCAACTGGTTAGTGAGTATTCAAAAATGTGCTAGCATGCCCATGATTCTTGATCAGGTTCCTAAATGGAAATTTCTTGTAAAACATATATTATTTTCATTCTATTCTAGAACACAGAAGAACAACTAACGTAATGTACTTCAAAATGCTGAATATCTGATGCATAGCCAGGAAACAGAGAATACACCGGACTCGGGCGCTTTGCCGACTGCccaatacactcggcaaagatcctTTTGCTCTCGGCAAagggtttgccgagtgcggcactcggcaaaccagaCACGGCAAAAAAAGTGACGGCGAAGCCAACTTTGCTGAGTGCCTTTTTTCGGGCACTTGGCAAAGCTTTTGCCGTGAGCCagaaggcactcggcaaaataaaGTAAGGGAGACGGCCGTTTGACCTGTAACGgcgactttgccgagtgccacacgAAAAGGCACTCAGCAAAGCTcccatctttgccgagtgcctttgcAATGACTCTCGGCAAAGagctaaaaaatatatatttacaaaAACAGATCTGCATCCATGATTACAATTTTTTAAACCAGCCAAAAGAGATAAGAAAGTAATATACAGACTGCCGTGATGCTAGTGAGTCCATGAACTAAATAGCAAACTAATTTCTATGCTGGCTATTGAGTCAAAAGCATCTATAGATGATATTTACTAAAAGCCAACATGTTAGTATTTAGTATTGATACACTACTGATGCTCAGTCTTTCAGGTCACAAAGTAACACCAGATTAGTAAAGGTTGGACCAAGCAATGTAGGGAAGGTAAACGGACCCTTGCAATGTGCTGTAGATTCACACAAGAGACAGCAGCAACAGCTCCAAGCTCCACTTAGTAACACCAAACAACTGAAACTTTAGTTCTTCCTAAAGGAGAAAACAAGATCACATAAGTCCAAACTCAATTCTAGGCTGACTAGCAAGCCAGAAGTAACTATAGATGACATTATTAAGTGATTTGCAAGTAGCATCCTTGGTAGGCTCAGAACTATCCTATTGGTGACGTAGTACCATGAAGACTGCTGTAAATAAATACATATAGAAATGgaccaaagaaaaaaagaaatcaaaTTACCTGGCAAGGCTAGCCACCTCCTGCCTGCATCAGAGGGCCTGAAACAGTGTGGATGGAAATACCTAGTAAGTGTTTTGCAATTGCCCTAAACTCATTGACTTATGTCATCTCTCTACTAAACTCTGGACTTAATAAATATGCAAAGCATAATTGTAAAGATGTGTAAGAAAAATTGAAAGGGGATAAAAGAAAACAGTGTATACCTTTATGCCCATTTGATCAAACACATTGAGGGCGTCATCCATTGGATGATGAGCTATCATAGGAGtgagtagattttttttttctgcagtAGATAAAACCAGTCTTGTATTATACAGTTACCTTGTCCCCAATGGATCCCTGATGGCACCACAAATTGTTCATTTCATTCCAACTATGATGGCACCACAAATAAGTTTACTAACTAGACTTGTTTTCCCCTTTTTATTTGCTAACTTGATTCATTCTAATTTTATGAAACAACTAAGATGTACAGATGTGCAGGGCAATTGTAATTGTTTTCCTCTCGAGAATGACCTATAACTAATTGAAGGTCACTAAATCTGAGCATGGATTTATATCAATAATAGTTATCATGTTCACTGATTAGAGAATAAATAAATTAAGATATGGCATCTCTATAAAAGTTATCATGTTCACTGATTAGAGAATAAACAAATTAAGATATGGCATCTCAATAATAGTTATCATGTTCACTGATTAGAGAATAAACAAATTAAGATATGGCATCTCAATAAAAGTTATCGTGTTCACAATGACTACCATACACATGCATATTTCATCAAGATTGAGGGAAAAATTGATACAAAGCCTAAGGGATTGCAGATCCAGAACCTTTGAGCCAGCAACGTGCAGATCCCCAATTGCCTTGAAGGGTTGGGGGCagaattcgagtggactactcAGCAGTTGACCAAACCTAGCAACACAAGATTAGGAAATCAAGACCATCACAAAATCCTTGAAACGGGACACACGGACACAGATTCTCACGCATTGCATGGTGCTCCGTGCGGATCTGCGGCCTCCAGGTGCTGGCGGAGGCGTCGATGCAGGGCGGCGACTTGGACGGGACCTGGTCGCGCCTGGCGGAGATGTGGACGGGGCTAGGCGCGGTGCTGCTCCTCCCCTCCTTCTTATCctctcccttccccttccccttccccttccccttctcctcctcctccagaagAGGAGGCACGGGGGCACCTAGCCGGCCTGCCGGGGCGCGGGGCGTGGGGCGTGGGGGCGGGCGTGCTCGGCGGGTGGGAGAGCGGGCGGCTGGCAGGCATGGGCGTGGCGGCTTCCGGTGCGGCGGGCCGGCACGGTGGGCGGCTGGGCGCGGGAGCGGCTTCCAGCGAAGCGGGCGGGTGGCGGCGAGCTCGAAGCGGCACCTCGGCGGAGTGGCGATGCCAGCggagtgtgtgagtgtgtgcgtGGTGTGTGAGCGTGAGGGAGAAGCCAATTCGGATAAATTACAGATGacaggctttgccgagtgccggcgaTTTGGCACTTGGCGAAGTAtggttttgccgagtgttttaggtcaacactcggcaaaataatttgtaaaaatattttatttgcgctctttcttttttgcattatattttaaaaattagttccaacatactccctccattcacttatgatagatatatttgcacatggcacaatgaccaaggacaccaagtgtgcttat
The Panicum virgatum strain AP13 chromosome 6N, P.virgatum_v5, whole genome shotgun sequence genome window above contains:
- the LOC120678148 gene encoding uncharacterized protein LOC120678148, translating into MANPVICNLSELASPSRSHTTHTLTHSAGIATPPRCRFELAATRPLRWKPLPRPAAHRAGPPHRKPPRPCLPAARSPTRRARPPPRPTPRAPAGRLGAPVPPLLEEEEKGKGKGKGKGEDKKEGRSSTAPSPVHISARRDQVPSKSPPCIDASASTWRPQIRTEHHAMLHSNSAPNPSRQLGICTLLAQSFWMSETLLEFMSDLVLTRWQLLVRCFCFLVFCSKSLWAHQYAVTLTVGLVDPLSSRSERQCCELTFLDQDWYKLVM